The genomic interval GCTGCTCAGCTCGGGCCACCCGAAGAACCCCCACCTCGGCACGAACATCGAGGAGGAAACGAACTGCGGCCATCGTAGGATCGACGACCGGAACGACACGAGCTCTGAGGCTACCCGCCGAAATGCTGACGTGGCCCATCTCCctgccattttttttttctctctctgtttcctttttctctatGTACTGGACTGAACTCTAGCAGGTTGTAAGAGAAAGGTGAGACTAGAGAGGATGGTTTTATAGTATTAACTAGGAATGATACAGTACATGCGGGTTCATATTGGAAGCATCAACTTGAGGGGTCCATTATTGATGATGGACGGTTGTGATTTGAGATTCAACTGTAGTTGGAATGGCTTTGAAATCTGTCATGGACTTAGGGAGGGAAAATTTTGTGAGATGccatcaaaatttcaattgaATTTGTCTTGTCCTATGAGTAAGTTGTCTTCATTTGAAGCCATGTCTTCCTGTTTGTTTTTTCAAGGTTTTACCTCCAAAAGACTtgctaaattttttaaatttcaatttagatAGACAAAAATTGTCTACTTCTTATCCACTTGCTCAAATAATCCCAGCCTATTTACTATATTTAGGGTGGTCAATTCGATTGGTTcgattcaaaattttttaaaatcgaattaattaaattattatcaaaaaataatcaaactaATCAAGTTATCtcgtaaaattaaaataactaaaatcaaattaaattggTTAGTTGGATTggttattttgattataattaGATTGGTAAACTTGCTTGTTAATTATATAGATCAATATCATACCCAGGTTTCTAATTGATTCTCTTAATTAATGTTTAGTAATTAATCAAATGGtgtaaaaatatatgaaaataagtTTCAAAAGGAACAATGTAGCAAAAACATAATTCCTTCCCATGCAAAATATAAGTAAGATAGAGGTAATGAGCCAATCTCCTGCTATAAGAACCAGTAGATGACTTGATGCTTATGTTCATTGACTTTGTTCATTCTCCTCCCAAGGAGGACAACAAACTTCGGTTAAGGCACATGTTTAGTGTCATGGATTTAcgttttcaattcaaaaaatatatatgttaaatgaaagaaaatatttatttctcattttttactAATGTTTGATTCGTAACATTCAATCACCGTATATTGGTCTGATCTCTAttaatttaagtattttttatgAGATCTCACATCAGTGAAGTTTTAAGTATGTTTTGATATCATTTGTTACGAGTTtatattttaaactaaaaaacaTGCTCGATAAGTAAAATAAGACccttatttataaattcaaaactcaccttatcttttatttatgtGAAATCTATGACACTTAGCCATCTCCTTAAAGCCATATATGCTCTTTATGTCTTTGTTCAATCTCTTCCCAACACCAATGTGGAAGTCCCCACATGACCCATGTTTAATTATCGAATTATTAGACATGCAGCAATGAGAggaagggtttttttttggagAGGGAGGAAAGATTAATCAATTTATTCTATTGGTTCAATCATGAATTTTCTatacaaaaaatcaattgaacatatacaaaaattgaaataatcaaaacaaattcaatttattatttcaatttcGACAGAAATATGCTCAACCTTACTTATTTTAACTTTCAACCTCAccatttataataaatattttttataatcaattttaacatttatatcacaattaattaacattaattatatatttttatttggtaCCATTTTTTTCTGTCCTTTATGTGGGCTTCTAGGATTAGAAAATTTTAGAGGCCCATAATTATTTTGGGCTTAATTAAATTACTCAACTTCCATTAAAAAACCCATTAATTTAATGAAAGTAAAAAGCCCAAGCCCacgttattttattttcatttatttttctcatttccggGCAGTTTGCAACTTGCAAGTGTGTCAAAATCTAGTTGCCACTTCCTCCTAGAGcacaaaagaaggaaaaaaggaattgatttttcacttgacaatctctctctctctcttctccaCCTCCACGCCACCACTACCCACCCTACGATCCGCCTTCTTATTCCCTTTCATTTCTTCCTTTCAGTGTCATTTCTACAAGCACAAAGGGCAAGCATTGGATACAAACccgtcttttttttttatccaaaagCAAACGAGAATGTCGCTTCGACCAAGTACCCGAACTGAGGTGAGGAAGAAGGGTTACAAGACAGGAGTGGATGCGGAGGAAGCCAGGAGGAGGAGAGAGGACAATCTGGTTGAGATCAGGAAGAACAAGCGCGAAGACAATCTCCTTAAAAAGCGGAGAGAGGGCCTTCTGCTTCAGTCTCAGCAGCCTTTGCTCGATGCGGCGCAAAATGCTGCCGCTATTGAAAAAAGggtacctttttttttgttggttttctttttaatgtttttccaACTGTTTGGATTGTCgtgtttggtttttgtttaAGGGAAACTTTGGGATCTCGATGCAACTGATATTATTGCTGTTGCTTATCATTGATATCGTTGCTGTTATTTTTCAATTAGAACTGCTAATTCTTAAGATCAGAAAGGAAGGATTTTTATTTAGTACCTTtattgagaaaaatgaaaagatttaaTGGCGATTTGGGTTCTTAACGCAATGGAGATCATTAAACTCACTAgattcagttttttttttttttaatttttattgatatgTAATTATAATGGTAGAAGTAGAAATGTTTGATAAAGAAAAGcctttttaatttgaaaaaagtaattttttttatgcttatGTAATAGGGTagctactttttttttttctctccatGTGTTGGTTTTGAGATTTGCCTGGCCTTTCAATTAAAGGGTTTGTCTTAGATTCCTGTTTGGTTAATTGGCAAAAACGGGGGAAGTGGAGGTTTAAGGTTGTGGATTTAGGATGACAATACTCTGATATTCTCTGATCTAGTAGGAATTCAATGAAGCA from Theobroma cacao cultivar B97-61/B2 chromosome 5, Criollo_cocoa_genome_V2, whole genome shotgun sequence carries:
- the LOC108662073 gene encoding uncharacterized protein LOC108662073, yielding MAGRWATSAFRRVASELVSFRSSILRWPQFVSSSMFVPRWGFFGWPELSSFSFSVVDDVVWGLITAFESVALVSMLCFFFLFCGCTV